The genomic DNA AGGGTatcttcattttataattttgtatttgaatggTTATAATAGTAAGTACCATGAATTTACTTAACTCTATGAACAGAACCTACTGAGAAATAAGATGCAATAAAAAGGGTAGGTACCTAAGGTAGGTacaataaatgtataaacaaaattaGTGTTTgtcaataatttcaaaatacctAACTTTTCCGAGGGCTCAAAacggctagaacccagagccgtaaagcttattatttcaaaaaataacttgtatGAATTCTTTGACTCTATTTTTTAGCAAAAAACCTTCGACCATGAAGTTTACTCTTTGGAGAAGGGAGAATGTGGGAGAATGGGAGAATGCTTAGACCAGAGAGAATGGTATAAAAAAGAGAGCTGTAAATACTGTCATTTTATCATTTTGATTTTGACGTCTGTTCCGTGGATTCATGACTTTTACCACAGACCACAGACTTTTACAATTTATAGGATCTGTGGTCATGTAATTTTTCCtgatttgacgtttgtggtcaaattttgttgaaattgaAACGTCTGTggataaaatattgataaatctCGTGAAATTGCGAATCGAAGTTAAatccaattaaattaaatactcaaACAACTTTACGCTTTATAAACATTTTGCCTAATTTGTTGTACAATGTTTCGCTTAGACATTCTGTTCGTTGCGTTGGGTGTAATCAGTAACGTGTTTTGTGCTCTGAACACCTTGGATGAGGAGACTGGGAATGGCAGATATGTTATAGAAGGGAGAGTATTCCCCGCTGATGATCAAGACCCAACGAACTGGCAAGTCGATACGAGGATCCACGTCAACGGGGGAGAGTTTATAGGTTTTATAAAGGACGATGGTTCGTTCGCTGTGCACAATGTCCCGTCGGGCTCCTACGTGGTGGAAATCGTACATCCCGATTACTTCTACGAACCAATCCGAGTTGAGATTAACTCGAAAGGCAAATATAGAGCTCGCAAAGTGAATTATATTCAGACATCGCAGATAATTCAAGTGCCTTATCCCTTGAGGATGAAGGTCATGTCAAAAATAAGGTGAGAATTGACTTCGTTAGTCTTTTCAGCCGTTTACTGTAAGCTGTCTTTAGTGCTTATAATACTATCCTGTTTTTACCAACTTAAAAtcaggaggttctcaattcaattgttttatttttgaatctcGTGAACCACGAAAGTTAGAcatttgaaattttcacagatcATATTGTTATGTTGCTGCTGTAAGTGTAATATActaaaaacaattaactaaatatttaaggCAGCCCCAATACAAcacacatgattttttttaacactgtACAGAACCCTTTGTGTGCAAGTCTAACTTGCACTTGGCCATTTCTAATAAAtagatttctttattatttagaactttattgcacaaagcAAAATATAGTGTACAATTGGAAAGGTAGataattgaaaattgtaataGAGAATATGCATGTAATTTGAGTTGAGgccagatatttttatttgtactccttaaaataggttgataatgattattgaAAGTGAtgcattatattaaaaaatatttcaatgtacTTCAGGTATTTCCAAGTTCGCGAGCAGTGGAGGCTAACAGACTTCCTGTTCAATCCAatggtgataatgatggtgTTACCACTCCTCCTTATCATGGTGCTCCCAAAAATGATGAACGACCCGGACACCAAGGAAGACTTCAAGCAAATCAGCAACATGGCAAAGATGTCCGAATTTCCAGAGATGTCCGAAATGTTCACATCGTTGTTCAGTGGAGGGTCCACTAAAGCTAATGCCAATGCCAAAGCAAAACAAGTCAAGAAAAGACAGtagttgtattttgtatattctaGCTAATTTATCAATATATTGTCTTTATTGTATATAGAAATAGCTTAATTTATACTTTGAAAATAAACACTTCTATTCACAATTTGCATTTTGCATTTTGCATTGATCTGttgttagttaaaataaaacagcTTGCGGAAATTTTACACATACCAAACTAAATAACTCTTGCTTCCCTCTTATTTAGTAGTTAGGTGCAACTATCATCAAAACACTAGGCCTTGAAATTTCTAGGTggcttttttattatactttacaagttagcccttgactacaatctcacctgatctgatggtaagtcatgatacaatctaagatggaagcgggctaagatGTTAAGGAGGAGATGAAATGAAATCCAtatcccttttggtttctacagaACATTGAACcaaaacactaaatcgcttggcggtatatcTTTGCCGGAAGCAAAGCAttggaagcctcccaccagctagacctggaccagttaagaaaacctctgttttgtaaatctaccgagcataccactgcgctacggagacTGTCTAGTTAAACATTACTACCTTAAGACTACTATCAACCTGCATTGTGTGGTGGGTCTTAGCTCCTAGATGAATAGCTCCCTCCCTAAAGGAGTTTTCaaacaggctgataataatgatgcaataatgtaagaaaaaatattgaactttttatctaatatataaaattctcgtgtcacagttttcgttgcaaTACTCCTCCAAAatggctcgaccgattttgatgaaattttttgtgcttatccggtatctatgagaataggccaacatctattttttatacacctaagggtagggtaggggtagggtagattgtagaggtagttgaaagtttacatcgagtttcacgcggacgaagtcgcgggcgtccgctagtgttaaataaaaatctgaATGTTTTGTACATACTTTTAATTTGGAAAATAATACAATGAAAGTTAGCTGCCACTAAACAGTTTGTTGAATTACAATTTATACCTATACACATTTTGAAATGCATTTCTATGCAGAAAGTTCGAGCTTCATCATTATGGATACAACAGCCTTGATCATCACTGATGTATAGCATgaccagaaaaaaaaacaagcgtGTACCTTTAGCATACGGATAATGCTATAAATACTTGAGGCGCCgtcctgttttttttaatatataatctaATCAAGCTATACTTGTATTTGTATTCTATGCTATGTTTAACGAGGCGAGATAAAACACATAAACAACCTGACCATTACTACGTCTCAGCAcgatgcaaactttatgacgtttcGGAACATCGTTTTTTttcgccattgacgatcaattattaaatataactgatcgtgtattggtcacatgcatgacggctcgacttatgaaacgtctttgcTGCCGtgtgc from Bicyclus anynana chromosome 20, ilBicAnyn1.1, whole genome shotgun sequence includes the following:
- the LOC112047081 gene encoding ER membrane protein complex subunit 7, with product MFRLDILFVALGVISNVFCALNTLDEETGNGRYVIEGRVFPADDQDPTNWQVDTRIHVNGGEFIGFIKDDGSFAVHNVPSGSYVVEIVHPDYFYEPIRVEINSKGKYRARKVNYIQTSQIIQVPYPLRMKVMSKIRYFQVREQWRLTDFLFNPMVIMMVLPLLLIMVLPKMMNDPDTKEDFKQISNMAKMSEFPEMSEMFTSLFSGGSTKANANAKAKQVKKRQ